From Woronichinia naegeliana WA131, the proteins below share one genomic window:
- a CDS encoding DUF3531 family protein — MEIQFREFNPFDLWIWLEFESVPSSMEQQYIEELFNSWFYLGRLGAFNAENLQVQDAGIDLNYLEYDNEHLDHAMMAPMHNMAEFQYEGVWGRCWFDLGTSDLISLDILINALNQLSKEYVVVLKMIIGGVNEDWPVETRREMMFDDFENN; from the coding sequence ATGGAAATTCAATTTCGAGAATTTAATCCCTTTGATCTCTGGATTTGGCTAGAATTCGAGTCTGTTCCCTCATCGATGGAGCAACAATATATCGAAGAACTTTTCAATTCCTGGTTCTATTTGGGCAGATTGGGAGCCTTTAATGCTGAAAATCTACAGGTTCAGGATGCGGGCATTGATTTGAATTATCTGGAATATGATAACGAGCATCTTGATCATGCCATGATGGCCCCCATGCACAATATGGCTGAGTTTCAATACGAAGGGGTTTGGGGACGTTGTTGGTTTGATCTGGGGACGAGTGATTTAATTTCGTTGGATATCTTGATCAATGCTTTAAATCAGTTAAGTAAAGAATATGTCGTCGTTCTCAAAATGATTATTGGTGGTGTTAACGAAGATTGGCCCGTAGAAACCAGACGGGAGATGATGTTTGATGATTTTGAAAATAACTGA
- a CDS encoding phycocyanobilin:ferredoxin oxidoreductase gives MVETVSVSIRPQLHALIDQLAGVILDTWQTYLDLTPYQLPEDLGYIEGRLEGEKLVIENRCYQSTHFRKMHLELAKVGKGLDILHCVMFPKTAYGLPMFGCDIVAGPAGISAAIADLSPTNSQHQLPLGYAQSLDNLPPYLFKQQRNLPEWGDIFSNYCLFIRPDHAEEEKQFLQRVQDFLQIHCQQARQSEPLANEQQQEHYAGQQNYCIKQQKNDKTRRVLEKAFGNEWADRYMTKVLFDTV, from the coding sequence ATGGTAGAGACTGTCTCCGTATCAATTCGCCCTCAGCTTCATGCTTTAATCGATCAACTGGCAGGTGTCATTCTCGACACTTGGCAAACCTATCTGGACTTAACCCCCTACCAACTGCCAGAAGATTTGGGTTATATCGAAGGTCGTCTAGAAGGTGAGAAGTTAGTGATCGAGAACCGTTGCTATCAATCTACCCACTTTCGTAAGATGCACCTCGAATTGGCCAAGGTGGGTAAGGGACTAGATATCCTTCACTGTGTTATGTTTCCCAAGACTGCCTACGGTTTACCGATGTTTGGTTGTGATATTGTCGCCGGCCCGGCGGGGATTAGTGCCGCGATCGCCGATTTATCTCCCACCAATAGCCAACATCAACTTCCCCTAGGCTACGCTCAAAGCCTAGATAACTTACCCCCTTACCTGTTTAAACAGCAGCGAAATTTGCCGGAATGGGGCGATATTTTCTCGAATTATTGTCTGTTTATTCGTCCTGATCATGCCGAAGAAGAAAAGCAGTTTTTACAACGAGTCCAGGATTTTTTGCAAATTCACTGCCAACAGGCCCGACAGTCCGAACCTTTGGCTAACGAGCAACAACAGGAACATTACGCCGGACAACAGAACTATTGCATCAAGCAACAAAAAAATGATAAGACCCGTCGGGTACTAGAGAAAGCCTTCGGTAATGAATGGGCAGATCGTTATATGACAAAGGTTCTATTTGATACGGTTTAA
- a CDS encoding HlyD family efflux transporter periplasmic adaptor subunit: protein MDKPIESSKAALPDSSLRWIMAILVLGLLVTGGTIVYGVKSTKSNLAETTSTSSANSTASTGALSSSSPASSADIDVVSALGRVEPLGEVIKLSPSPNMGGSRIYRILVPEGANVKAGQVVAVLDSYERKVAALLTAREAVKVARADLAIVAAGAKIGEIQAQRAEFERSGAAFERSKAEFVQKQMVNQASLENLKQELRGERIEQQATIDRLQAELRQTQNDYRRYRALAEDGAIALADLEQRSLSMVTAHQRLSEAQARLIKTEGTLTQKIREQEAQMLKDKSTLFLGARESEFQSKEAEGNLYKVSEVRKVDVQKAEAELNLALAQFNEAKAELDTTLVKSPTDGQVLKIYTRPGEKVIDSDGIADIGKTDQMMVVAEVYEDDIRKVRPGQMAVIKSENGSFDGELGGTVRVVGLKIGKKDVLNTDPAADVDARVVEVKILLTPESSKKVAGLTYAKALVKILP, encoded by the coding sequence ATGGATAAACCGATAGAATCCTCCAAAGCCGCTCTGCCGGACTCAAGCCTACGCTGGATTATGGCAATCCTTGTTCTGGGACTGTTAGTGACAGGAGGAACGATCGTCTATGGGGTTAAATCCACGAAAAGTAATCTTGCAGAAACGACCTCTACATCATCCGCTAATTCGACAGCATCGACCGGAGCCTTATCCAGTTCTTCCCCTGCAAGTAGTGCCGATATCGATGTGGTTTCTGCCCTCGGTAGAGTTGAACCCCTAGGAGAAGTGATTAAGTTATCTCCCTCTCCAAATATGGGGGGGTCTAGAATCTATCGGATTTTAGTACCAGAAGGTGCCAATGTTAAGGCTGGTCAAGTGGTGGCGGTGCTAGATAGCTATGAGCGTAAGGTGGCGGCCCTGTTGACGGCCAGGGAAGCGGTCAAGGTTGCGAGAGCCGATTTGGCCATTGTGGCGGCGGGGGCAAAAATCGGGGAAATTCAAGCCCAAAGAGCAGAATTTGAGCGATCAGGAGCGGCCTTTGAACGGTCTAAAGCAGAATTTGTCCAAAAACAAATGGTTAACCAGGCTTCCCTGGAAAATTTAAAGCAGGAGTTACGGGGAGAACGCATCGAACAGCAAGCCACTATTGATCGTTTACAGGCTGAGTTACGTCAAACCCAAAATGATTATCGACGCTATCGGGCCTTAGCCGAAGATGGAGCGATCGCCTTAGCAGATTTGGAACAGCGCAGTTTGTCCATGGTGACGGCGCATCAAAGACTGAGTGAAGCCCAGGCTCGCCTGATTAAAACCGAAGGCACTCTGACGCAGAAAATTCGGGAACAGGAAGCGCAAATGCTGAAGGATAAATCCACTCTCTTTTTAGGAGCTAGGGAATCTGAGTTCCAATCCAAGGAAGCCGAGGGCAATCTTTATAAGGTATCTGAAGTCCGTAAAGTTGATGTCCAAAAAGCCGAAGCTGAATTAAATTTAGCCTTGGCTCAGTTCAATGAAGCGAAAGCTGAGCTAGATACCACCCTAGTGAAATCTCCCACGGATGGTCAGGTGCTAAAAATTTATACCCGTCCAGGGGAAAAAGTCATTGATAGTGATGGCATTGCCGATATTGGTAAAACAGATCAAATGATGGTTGTGGCCGAGGTCTATGAAGACGATATTCGCAAAGTGCGGCCGGGCCAGATGGCCGTGATTAAAAGTGAGAATGGCAGCTTTGATGGAGAATTGGGAGGAACTGTTCGGGTTGTGGGCTTAAAGATTGGTAAAAAGGATGTCCTCAATACGGATCCGGCCGCCGATGTGGATGCCAGGGTGGTAGAGGTTAAAATCCTGCTGACCCCTGAATCAAGCAAGAAAGTGGCTGGGTTAACCTATGCGAAAGCCCTCGTGAAAATTCTGCCCTAA
- the devC gene encoding ABC transporter permease DevC yields the protein MKIPLSWHQLTHERMRLAVAIAGIAFADILMFMQLGFKNALFDSAVRLPKSLKGDIFLVSSQTDTFIAPKNFSARRLYEVMGINGIQNINPMYMNVSVWKNPDTKATRQIFVIGFNPVHNVLDLPGIADNLDLTKQPDVVLFDQRSRAEFGPIKQDFLAGKTVTTEVANRNITVGGLFTLGSSFGADGFIVTSDLNFFRLFPDRQKGLINVGVIQLEPGANLNQVYQEVRQKLSEGDVKVFTKAELIEYERNYWQKRTTIGFIFGLGTVMGFIVGTVIVYQILYTDVSDHLPEYATLKAMGYADTYLLIVVFQEAILLAIVGFVPSLGLAFFLYSNTAKATGLPIMMTLARATQVLILTVVMCVISGAIAVGKLRAADPADIF from the coding sequence ATGAAAATTCCTCTATCTTGGCATCAACTGACCCATGAGAGAATGCGTTTGGCGGTGGCGATCGCTGGCATTGCTTTTGCAGATATCTTGATGTTTATGCAGTTGGGTTTTAAGAATGCCCTATTTGATAGTGCGGTGCGATTACCGAAAAGTTTGAAGGGAGATATTTTTCTGGTTAGCTCCCAGACAGATACCTTTATTGCCCCTAAAAATTTCTCGGCCAGACGATTATATGAGGTGATGGGCATCAATGGGATACAAAATATTAATCCCATGTATATGAACGTTAGTGTTTGGAAAAACCCTGATACAAAAGCAACTCGCCAAATTTTTGTCATTGGTTTTAATCCCGTTCATAATGTTTTAGATCTGCCAGGAATTGCAGACAATTTAGACCTGACCAAACAGCCTGATGTTGTCCTCTTTGACCAACGTTCTCGTGCTGAATTTGGCCCGATCAAACAAGATTTTTTAGCCGGTAAAACGGTAACGACAGAAGTTGCTAATCGTAATATTACAGTCGGTGGTTTATTTACGCTGGGTTCATCCTTTGGGGCTGATGGTTTCATTGTCACCAGTGATCTCAACTTTTTTCGTCTCTTTCCTGATCGTCAAAAGGGTTTAATTAATGTTGGCGTTATTCAACTAGAACCCGGTGCTAATCTTAATCAGGTTTATCAGGAGGTTCGTCAGAAGTTATCGGAAGGAGATGTCAAGGTTTTTACCAAGGCGGAACTGATCGAGTATGAACGTAATTATTGGCAGAAGCGAACAACGATTGGTTTTATTTTTGGTTTGGGAACTGTCATGGGTTTTATCGTCGGTACAGTCATTGTTTATCAAATTCTTTATACCGATGTCTCTGATCATTTACCCGAATATGCCACGCTGAAGGCCATGGGATATGCTGATACCTATTTATTAATCGTTGTTTTTCAAGAGGCCATTCTGTTGGCGATCGTGGGTTTTGTTCCTAGTTTAGGGTTAGCTTTTTTCCTCTATAGTAATACGGCTAAAGCAACGGGTTTACCGATTATGATGACCCTCGCTAGAGCAACCCAAGTATTGATTCTGACGGTGGTGATGTGTGTGATTTCAGGGGCGATCGCCGTCGGTAAATTACGAGCCGCCGACCCTGCGGATATTTTTTGA
- a CDS encoding DUF1499 domain-containing protein: MNNSISSPFQRFSLLILGFVLVLGLLIGWIFLQSQSQSDTGESNGFFAGSVPENLGLTHQQLAPCPPTPNCVVSQNADASHQIAPLLYTGDRDQARERLLKVLSVVPRTSILVSNQDYIRAESRSRIFGFVDDLEFYLPVNQSQIEVRSSSRLGESDLGVNRRRLEQIRLAMQDLEP, translated from the coding sequence ATGAATAATTCCATTTCTTCACCTTTTCAACGGTTTTCTTTACTGATCCTGGGTTTTGTTTTAGTTTTAGGATTGCTCATCGGTTGGATTTTTCTACAATCCCAATCCCAATCTGACACCGGCGAATCTAACGGTTTCTTTGCGGGTTCTGTCCCTGAAAATCTAGGTCTTACCCATCAGCAACTCGCGCCTTGTCCGCCAACGCCTAACTGTGTGGTTAGCCAAAATGCCGATGCTAGTCATCAAATTGCACCGCTCCTTTATACCGGCGATCGCGACCAAGCCAGGGAAAGATTGTTAAAAGTGCTGAGTGTCGTACCTCGAACCAGCATTTTGGTGAGTAATCAAGACTATATTCGTGCGGAATCTCGAAGTCGCATTTTCGGGTTTGTCGATGATCTGGAATTTTATTTGCCCGTTAATCAATCTCAAATTGAAGTCCGCTCTAGCTCGCGCTTGGGAGAATCTGATCTAGGAGTTAACCGCCGCCGTTTAGAACAAATTCGTCTAGCCATGCAAGATTTAGAGCCTTAA
- a CDS encoding HAD hydrolase-like protein, whose translation MTQLTPRILALDFDGVICDGMLEYFQSTKRAYRHFWPLENLDQLEPFAEDFYRLRPLIETGWEMILLLRALVLAVPEAEMRNHWSEWIKKLLAQENLEPVLLAKTLDQVRDEWINEDLDGWLNLHRFYPGVIERLKSLLSSSTLLYVITTKEGRFVQKLLADQGLELDRENIIGKEIKQPKYLTLQQLLDKHSLSPPELWFVEDLLPTLLLVNQQLDLTGVGLFLADWGYNTEAARNSLSSPSSQSSSPKIHLLSLSQFSQDFSQWR comes from the coding sequence ATGACGCAATTAACCCCCCGAATTTTGGCTCTCGATTTCGATGGTGTGATCTGTGATGGAATGTTGGAGTATTTCCAATCCACCAAACGAGCTTATCGTCATTTCTGGCCCTTAGAAAATCTTGATCAGTTAGAACCTTTTGCAGAGGATTTTTATCGTCTTCGGCCTCTGATCGAAACAGGCTGGGAAATGATTCTTTTATTAAGGGCCTTAGTTTTAGCTGTTCCTGAAGCAGAGATGCGTAATCATTGGTCAGAATGGATTAAAAAGCTATTAGCTCAAGAAAATTTAGAACCCGTTTTATTAGCAAAAACCCTTGATCAGGTCAGGGATGAATGGATCAATGAGGATTTAGATGGTTGGCTGAATTTACATCGTTTTTATCCTGGCGTGATTGAAAGATTGAAATCTCTACTCAGTTCTTCCACGTTGCTCTATGTTATTACGACAAAAGAAGGTCGATTTGTACAAAAATTACTAGCCGACCAAGGCTTAGAGCTAGACAGAGAAAATATTATTGGCAAAGAGATTAAACAGCCTAAATATCTGACCCTTCAGCAATTATTAGATAAACATAGTCTTTCTCCCCCAGAACTTTGGTTTGTGGAGGATTTACTTCCCACTTTGTTGTTAGTTAATCAACAATTAGATTTAACTGGAGTGGGTTTATTTTTAGCAGATTGGGGTTACAATACTGAAGCAGCAAGAAACTCCTTATCATCCCCCTCTTCCCAGTCTTCCTCTCCTAAAATCCATTTACTATCCTTATCTCAATTTTCTCAGGATTTTTCTCAATGGCGATGA
- a CDS encoding flavin-dependent dehydrogenase, producing MRELLYIEVPTPDLEAVKCWLHQTWQPLNGDKQLRAGGLRLQDKQANILSIFIWSVQRTVYLKCFRWGDHPFTQEQSLVKQLQQEIRLAFPPTYPAPPEIDLSQQSIFADLAPYYPQTVHFFQQMPEGEYDLNRVYWWEKRWRESVRHPQQPKSVIFRGEQTAISSENLYDLIYIGGALGAIHAAVMAQRGYRVLLIERLPFGRMNREWNISRAEFQRLIDLQLFTTAEFESLIAREYRDGFNKFFDSYNPPNLKAKVLHTPTVLNIALDSAQLLQKCGEKLRAAGGEIWDETEFIRAEVGDRAVTLETIHLPTVTTKQVQGRLLIDAMGTASPIAWQLNGTHTFDSVCPTVGAVIEGMEPAVWDAHYGDVLNSHGDISRGRQLIWELFPGKGKELTFYLFHYHQVHVDNPGSLLEMYEDFFTILPEYRRCDLEKLTWKKPTFGYIPGHFSTGKSDRTVAFDRLLAIGDAASLQSPLVFTGFGSLVRNLAKLTDLLDTALKHDLLQAENLNQIRAYQSNIAVTWLFSKGMMVPTGKVLPPQRVNAMLNTFFGLLADSPPEVADTFIKDKTTWLMFTRLALKAATKNPLLLLWIWEMAGTSDLIRWLGVFGDFSLDSFKNLLLARWFPQWLTKMQPQLEKQYPALWLRLLCFRYSLSSCNVVMPKLGS from the coding sequence ATGCGTGAACTCCTCTATATCGAAGTCCCCACTCCCGATCTTGAAGCAGTAAAATGTTGGCTTCACCAAACCTGGCAACCGTTAAATGGGGATAAACAACTGAGAGCAGGGGGGCTAAGACTCCAGGACAAGCAGGCCAATATACTCTCGATTTTTATCTGGTCAGTACAACGTACCGTCTATTTGAAATGTTTTCGCTGGGGAGATCACCCTTTTACCCAGGAACAAAGTCTGGTTAAACAACTCCAGCAGGAAATTCGTTTGGCTTTTCCGCCCACCTATCCCGCACCGCCAGAGATTGACCTCAGCCAGCAGTCCATTTTTGCCGACCTGGCTCCTTACTATCCTCAAACGGTTCATTTTTTTCAGCAAATGCCAGAGGGAGAATACGATCTCAATCGCGTTTATTGGTGGGAAAAACGCTGGCGTGAAAGTGTGCGCCATCCGCAACAGCCGAAATCAGTGATTTTTAGAGGGGAACAAACTGCCATCTCTTCAGAAAATTTGTACGACTTAATTTATATTGGTGGGGCTTTAGGCGCAATTCATGCAGCAGTGATGGCTCAACGGGGCTATCGCGTCCTCTTAATTGAACGTTTACCCTTTGGTCGGATGAATCGGGAATGGAATATTTCTCGTGCTGAATTTCAACGCTTAATTGATCTGCAACTCTTCACGACAGCAGAGTTTGAATCCTTGATTGCGAGGGAATATCGAGATGGTTTTAATAAGTTTTTTGATAGTTATAATCCGCCTAATCTCAAAGCCAAAGTTTTACACACCCCTACTGTCTTAAATATTGCGCTGGATTCGGCCCAGTTACTTCAGAAATGTGGTGAAAAGTTGCGGGCTGCGGGGGGAGAGATCTGGGATGAGACGGAATTTATCAGGGCTGAAGTCGGTGATCGCGCTGTCACCCTAGAGACCATTCATTTACCAACAGTTACAACCAAACAAGTTCAGGGACGTTTATTAATTGATGCGATGGGAACGGCCTCTCCAATCGCCTGGCAGTTAAATGGAACCCATACTTTTGATAGTGTCTGTCCAACGGTTGGGGCAGTCATTGAAGGTATGGAACCTGCCGTTTGGGATGCCCATTATGGCGATGTGCTGAATTCCCATGGTGATATTTCCAGGGGCAGACAATTAATTTGGGAATTGTTTCCGGGTAAAGGCAAGGAGTTAACCTTTTATCTCTTTCACTATCATCAAGTTCATGTTGATAATCCAGGCTCTTTGTTAGAAATGTATGAGGATTTTTTCACCATTTTGCCGGAATATCGTCGCTGCGATCTGGAAAAATTAACTTGGAAGAAACCAACTTTTGGTTATATTCCCGGCCACTTCAGCACAGGAAAAAGCGATCGCACCGTTGCCTTTGATCGATTATTGGCGATCGGGGATGCAGCTTCTTTACAATCGCCCCTGGTCTTTACCGGTTTCGGTTCTCTAGTTAGGAATTTAGCCAAACTCACCGACTTATTAGATACGGCTTTAAAGCATGATTTACTTCAGGCGGAAAACCTTAATCAAATTCGTGCCTATCAAAGTAATATTGCCGTTACTTGGCTCTTTTCTAAAGGCATGATGGTTCCGACTGGAAAAGTGCTACCACCGCAGCGAGTGAATGCCATGCTCAATACCTTTTTTGGACTATTAGCGGATTCCCCTCCAGAGGTGGCTGATACTTTTATTAAAGACAAAACCACCTGGTTAATGTTTACCCGTCTTGCCTTGAAAGCAGCAACTAAAAACCCGCTATTATTGCTTTGGATTTGGGAAATGGCTGGCACTAGTGATCTGATTCGCTGGTTAGGCGTGTTTGGAGATTTTAGCCTAGATAGTTTTAAGAATTTACTCTTAGCGCGTTGGTTTCCCCAATGGTTAACTAAAATGCAGCCGCAATTGGAAAAACAATATCCTGCTCTCTGGTTGCGATTGCTCTGTTTTCGCTATAGTCTTTCTTCCTGTAATGTCGTTATGCCCAAGCTTGGCAGCTGA
- a CDS encoding trypsin-like peptidase domain-containing protein translates to MNLTIQQLGVASLLLCLGGGLGLAGSRYLFSPTTSTLPESAIVPATLKSRPFPTTATDPNEVNFIAKAAQKVGPAVVRIDAAREVANEDETPLNQPFFKRFFGKELPLPKQHLERGTGSGFILSADGKLLTNAHVVEGSAQVKVTLKDGKVYIGKVVGVDSVTDVAVVKIEASNLPKVTIGRSETLLPGEWAIAIGNPMGLDNTVTVGIISALGRSSSEVGVPDKRVRFIQTDAAINPGNSGGPLLNAKGEVIGINTAIRADGQGLGFAIPIQTAERVAEQLFSQGKIEHPYLGIHMVTLTPDLKQELDQQENLPFKLTQDNGVLIIEVAKNSPAAQAGLKAGDIIVSVGKNRVVTAADVQEQVEGSKIGNPLELEIKRQQTSQAIAVNPAPFPKQ, encoded by the coding sequence ATGAATTTGACAATCCAACAATTAGGAGTGGCCTCTCTCTTGTTATGTTTAGGGGGAGGACTGGGGTTAGCGGGAAGTCGTTACTTATTTTCGCCAACAACGTCAACCTTACCAGAATCGGCCATTGTACCCGCCACACTGAAATCCCGGCCCTTTCCCACAACCGCTACCGATCCCAATGAGGTGAACTTTATCGCTAAAGCGGCGCAGAAAGTTGGACCTGCGGTAGTTCGCATCGATGCAGCGCGTGAAGTGGCCAATGAAGATGAAACCCCACTCAATCAACCCTTTTTTAAACGTTTTTTTGGCAAAGAATTGCCCCTGCCGAAACAGCATCTAGAGCGGGGAACAGGTTCCGGTTTTATTCTCTCTGCTGATGGCAAACTTTTAACCAATGCCCATGTGGTAGAAGGCTCTGCTCAAGTTAAGGTAACGCTCAAAGATGGCAAGGTTTATATTGGCAAAGTGGTTGGAGTTGATTCGGTAACGGATGTGGCCGTGGTGAAAATTGAAGCCTCTAATTTACCCAAGGTTACGATTGGGAGATCCGAGACGCTATTACCAGGAGAATGGGCGATCGCGATCGGTAATCCGATGGGCCTAGATAATACTGTAACGGTGGGAATTATCAGTGCCTTGGGTCGATCTAGTTCAGAAGTCGGTGTGCCAGACAAACGAGTAAGATTTATTCAAACCGATGCGGCGATTAATCCTGGCAATTCGGGCGGCCCGTTGCTCAATGCCAAAGGTGAAGTAATTGGTATTAATACAGCAATTCGAGCCGATGGTCAAGGTTTAGGATTTGCGATTCCCATTCAAACGGCGGAACGGGTGGCGGAACAGTTATTTAGTCAGGGAAAAATCGAGCATCCCTATCTGGGGATTCACATGGTGACGCTAACCCCCGATCTCAAGCAGGAACTTGATCAGCAAGAAAATTTACCCTTTAAGTTGACTCAGGATAACGGCGTATTAATTATTGAAGTGGCCAAGAATTCTCCAGCTGCACAAGCAGGTTTAAAGGCGGGAGATATTATTGTCTCAGTGGGAAAAAATCGGGTGGTGACGGCAGCAGATGTTCAGGAACAGGTTGAAGGCAGTAAAATCGGCAATCCTTTGGAACTGGAAATTAAACGACAACAAACTTCCCAGGCGATCGCCGTTAATCCGGCCCCTTTCCCGAAGCAATAA
- a CDS encoding transposase codes for MVRRADGYYAQFCFDADRKEQGEYTGNVVGLDLGLKYFTKDQNDNAVIYPQFLRKSERKLKKAQKRLSKKFVKGAKPQSNNYHKARKRLGKTHLKIQRQRQDWAIKQARNVVASNDVVVYEDLKVSNMVKNHHLAKSISDASWYQFTLWLDYYGKIWEKAVVAVSPNYTSQDCSSCGHRAKKSLSTRTHSCPNCGIEICRDTNAAINILKKGMGILGRSWQNSTFGQKESASEEGKHRERTTSIIEGKPTRVSGSL; via the coding sequence GTGGTGAGAAGAGCAGATGGGTATTATGCTCAGTTCTGCTTTGACGCTGACCGCAAAGAACAAGGGGAATATACAGGTAATGTTGTTGGTTTGGATTTGGGATTAAAATATTTCACCAAAGACCAAAACGATAATGCCGTAATCTATCCCCAGTTCTTAAGAAAATCTGAGCGTAAACTAAAAAAGGCTCAGAAACGATTAAGCAAAAAATTCGTGAAAGGGGCTAAACCCCAATCCAATAACTACCATAAAGCACGAAAAAGACTGGGTAAAACCCATCTTAAAATTCAACGCCAACGGCAAGATTGGGCAATTAAGCAAGCCCGAAACGTGGTGGCATCTAACGATGTCGTGGTGTATGAAGATTTAAAGGTGTCGAACATGGTCAAGAATCATCACTTGGCTAAGTCAATTTCTGATGCTAGTTGGTATCAATTCACCCTGTGGTTAGACTACTACGGAAAAATCTGGGAAAAGGCAGTGGTGGCGGTTTCGCCTAATTATACTTCTCAGGATTGTTCTAGTTGTGGTCATCGGGCAAAAAAATCATTGAGTACCAGAACTCATTCATGTCCTAATTGTGGAATAGAAATTTGTCGTGATACAAATGCGGCAATTAATATCCTCAAAAAAGGGATGGGGATTTTGGGAAGGTCATGGCAAAACAGTACCTTTGGGCAAAAGGAATCTGCCTCGGAAGAGGGAAAGCATAGGGAGAGAACTACCTCTATCATTGAAGGGAAACCAACAAGAGTAAGTGGATCTCTGTGA
- a CDS encoding IS1 family transposase — translation MSTLNKSSIDLLSDIGLPQEKEEALFQKNCPHCYSENVKIHSHYQTKGNGERKMFICQECSSCFAETYGSVIAGLETPLSEIVKVLKARMEGIGLNAAARVFGYAKTTILNWEKKLSGLQETLFLYALVNEFVKLVIEGDELYTKVGKNKEASASERWTIVLMDRASRFIWHLKCGKKEQKLFLEAMMTVAELFERSAESLQLFTDGEKRYSQLLFNICHEVLRTGKRGRPTKVLPKGMVVRLKNKSSKRRDSEGKLEKVETPKTEHPETTEKPEDKDVHANHVEAFNSSLRRYLAAFRRRTNTYAKSVVGLQRVLDIFWMVHNFVRSHFTTKKVPAVALGIIQKGLTWEDLLQIRLIC, via the coding sequence ATGTCAACATTGAATAAAAGCTCAATTGACCTCCTAAGTGATATTGGCTTACCCCAAGAGAAAGAGGAAGCCTTATTTCAGAAAAACTGCCCTCATTGCTATAGTGAAAACGTAAAAATACATTCTCATTATCAAACGAAAGGTAACGGGGAACGTAAAATGTTCATTTGTCAAGAATGTAGTTCTTGTTTTGCTGAGACTTATGGTAGCGTAATCGCTGGCTTAGAAACCCCATTAAGTGAAATTGTAAAAGTATTAAAAGCCAGAATGGAAGGAATAGGATTAAATGCAGCAGCCCGAGTATTCGGCTACGCGAAAACAACAATATTGAATTGGGAAAAGAAATTATCAGGATTACAAGAGACATTATTTTTATACGCCTTAGTGAATGAATTTGTTAAATTAGTAATAGAAGGGGATGAACTATACACAAAAGTTGGAAAAAATAAAGAAGCAAGTGCCTCTGAGAGGTGGACAATCGTGCTCATGGACAGGGCTAGCCGCTTTATTTGGCATTTAAAATGTGGTAAAAAAGAGCAGAAATTATTTCTAGAAGCAATGATGACGGTAGCGGAATTATTTGAAAGGAGTGCAGAATCTCTCCAGTTATTTACAGATGGAGAAAAGCGATATAGTCAACTGCTATTTAATATTTGTCACGAAGTATTAAGGACTGGGAAGCGAGGTCGTCCCACCAAAGTATTACCGAAGGGTATGGTGGTAAGATTAAAAAATAAGAGTAGTAAACGTCGAGATTCTGAGGGTAAACTAGAGAAAGTAGAAACTCCGAAAACTGAACATCCTGAGACAACAGAAAAACCAGAAGACAAGGATGTTCATGCCAACCACGTTGAGGCATTTAATAGTTCTCTACGACGCTATTTAGCCGCCTTTCGTCGTCGAACAAATACTTATGCTAAATCTGTTGTGGGATTACAGCGAGTGCTAGATATTTTCTGGATGGTTCATAACTTTGTTCGCAGCCATTTTACGACGAAAAAAGTTCCTGCGGTAGCTCTCGGTATAATTCAAAAAGGGTTAACTTGGGAGGACTTACTCCAAATTCGCCTGATTTGTTGA